The following are encoded together in the Streptomyces tsukubensis genome:
- the scy gene encoding polarized growth protein Scy, whose protein sequence is MDAERELRDARSQTQRILQEHAEQQAKLQSELHTEAVTRRQQLDQELAERRATVESHVNENVAWAEQLRARTEAQARRLIDESRAEAEQSVAAARAEAVRVAEETRQRLGSEAESARGEAEALLRRARADAERLLAAASTQAQEATDHAEQLRTTTAGESDQARRQAAELSRDAEERMARAEAALREARAESEKVTAEAKDAAAKRLATAESENEQRTRTAKEQIARLVSEATKEAEALKSEAEQTRADAVAEAEKVIAEAGEKARTVAAEDSAAALAKAARTADEVLNKAAEDARSTTKAASEEAERIRREADAEAERLRSEAADTAEELKGAAKDDTKEYRAKTVELQEEARRLRGEAEQLRSEAVAEGERIRGEARREAVQQIEEAASSAEELLTEARSDAEELKSGASAESERVRAEAAERAAALRAQTEEALEQAREDAERKAAEATEAAAATKAEAEEAARALHEETERAIAALHAGAEDELVRLRTEAEQRVSAAEEALTEARAEAERLRKETAEETERLRAEAAERARTLQEQAETEAERLRAEAADDATRARTEAETAALRLRDEASTEAERLKTQAQESADRVRTEATAAAERTGTEAAEELAAAQEESTRRRKEAEETLASARADADQERERAGERAEELLASARKRVEEADAEALRLVEEAEARASELVSTAEQTAQQVRDSVAGLQEQAQEEIAGLRAAAEHAAERTRQEAQEEADRLRADAHAERERATEDVARLRAETQDDVARLRTETDEEVARLRTETAEEVARLRTEAQEESEAAKALAERAVSDALAESERIRSETAEHAQRVRTEASDAIASAEQDASRSRAEAREDANRIRGEAATQADRLIGEATSEAERLATETAAEAARVRDEAAAQAESRVSEATDEAERLRAEAAETVGSARQHAERTRAETERVAAEAAQEAERVRSEARDESDRVLDEARAEANKRRSEAAEQVDRLLSETAAEAEKLTTQAQETALKATTDAEAQADTMVGAARAEAERLVSEATVEGNSLVERSRTDADELLVGARRDATAIRERAEELRERVTGEIEELHDRARRESAETMKSAGERCDALVKAAEEQLAEAEERAKKLVADANSEAGKVRIAAVKKAELLLKEANQKKAELVGEAERIRSEAEEEATRTVEEGRRELDVLVRRRQDINTEISRVQDVLEALESFEAPTGNAKGGSAGSSGAGAVKAGASAGATRSGGKQTEG, encoded by the coding sequence ATGGACGCGGAACGCGAGCTGCGCGACGCCCGTTCACAGACACAGCGGATCCTCCAGGAGCACGCGGAACAGCAGGCCAAGCTCCAGTCGGAGCTGCACACGGAGGCCGTGACCCGGCGCCAGCAGCTCGATCAGGAACTGGCCGAGCGCAGGGCCACCGTCGAGTCCCATGTCAACGAGAACGTGGCGTGGGCCGAGCAGTTGCGCGCCCGTACGGAGGCGCAGGCCCGCAGGCTGATCGACGAGTCCAGGGCCGAGGCCGAGCAGTCGGTCGCCGCGGCGCGGGCCGAGGCGGTGCGCGTCGCCGAGGAGACCAGGCAGCGGCTGGGTTCCGAGGCGGAGAGCGCGCGCGGCGAGGCGGAGGCGCTGCTGCGCAGGGCCCGCGCCGACGCGGAGAGGCTGCTCGCCGCGGCCTCCACGCAGGCCCAGGAGGCCACCGACCACGCGGAGCAGCTGCGTACGACCACGGCGGGCGAGTCCGACCAGGCGCGCAGGCAGGCGGCCGAGCTGAGCCGCGACGCCGAGGAACGGATGGCGCGGGCCGAGGCGGCGCTGCGCGAGGCGCGCGCCGAGTCGGAGAAGGTGACAGCGGAGGCGAAGGACGCGGCGGCCAAGCGGCTCGCCACCGCCGAGTCCGAGAACGAGCAGCGCACCCGTACGGCCAAGGAGCAGATCGCCCGGCTGGTCAGCGAGGCCACCAAGGAGGCCGAGGCCCTCAAGAGCGAGGCCGAGCAGACCAGGGCCGACGCGGTCGCCGAGGCGGAGAAGGTCATCGCCGAGGCGGGCGAGAAGGCCCGCACGGTCGCGGCCGAGGACTCCGCCGCCGCTCTCGCGAAGGCGGCCCGTACCGCCGACGAGGTACTGAACAAGGCGGCCGAGGACGCCAGGTCGACGACGAAGGCGGCGTCCGAGGAGGCCGAGCGGATCCGTCGCGAGGCGGACGCCGAGGCCGAGCGGCTGCGCAGCGAGGCCGCCGACACGGCGGAGGAGCTGAAGGGCGCGGCCAAGGACGACACCAAGGAATACCGCGCGAAGACCGTCGAGCTCCAGGAGGAGGCCAGGCGGCTTCGGGGCGAGGCGGAACAGCTGCGGTCCGAGGCCGTCGCCGAGGGCGAGCGCATCCGGGGCGAGGCCAGGCGCGAGGCCGTCCAGCAGATCGAGGAAGCCGCGTCGTCCGCCGAGGAGTTGCTGACCGAGGCGCGCTCCGACGCGGAGGAGCTGAAGTCGGGGGCGAGCGCGGAGTCCGAGCGGGTCCGCGCCGAGGCGGCCGAGCGGGCCGCGGCGCTGCGTGCGCAGACCGAGGAGGCCCTGGAGCAGGCGCGCGAGGACGCAGAGCGCAAGGCCGCGGAGGCGACCGAGGCCGCGGCGGCCACCAAGGCGGAGGCCGAGGAGGCGGCGCGTGCCCTGCACGAGGAGACCGAGCGTGCCATAGCCGCGCTGCACGCCGGCGCCGAGGACGAGTTGGTCCGGCTGCGCACCGAGGCGGAGCAGCGGGTCAGCGCGGCGGAGGAGGCGCTGACCGAGGCCCGCGCGGAGGCCGAGCGGCTGCGCAAGGAGACCGCGGAGGAGACGGAGCGACTGCGCGCCGAGGCGGCGGAGCGGGCCCGCACGCTTCAGGAGCAGGCGGAGACCGAGGCGGAGCGGCTGCGCGCCGAGGCCGCTGACGACGCGACACGGGCCCGTACGGAGGCGGAGACCGCGGCCCTGCGGCTGCGGGACGAGGCCTCCACCGAGGCCGAGCGGCTGAAGACCCAGGCCCAGGAGTCCGCGGACCGGGTGAGGACCGAGGCGACAGCCGCCGCGGAGCGGACCGGCACCGAGGCAGCGGAGGAACTGGCCGCCGCCCAGGAGGAGTCGACGAGGCGCCGCAAGGAGGCCGAGGAGACCCTCGCGTCGGCCCGCGCGGACGCGGACCAGGAGCGGGAGCGGGCCGGGGAGCGCGCCGAGGAGCTGCTCGCCTCCGCCCGCAAACGGGTCGAGGAGGCGGACGCCGAGGCGCTGCGGCTGGTCGAGGAGGCCGAGGCCCGCGCGAGCGAACTCGTCTCCACGGCCGAGCAGACCGCGCAGCAGGTCCGCGACTCGGTGGCCGGGCTCCAGGAGCAGGCGCAGGAGGAGATCGCCGGGCTGCGCGCCGCCGCCGAACACGCGGCGGAGCGCACGCGTCAGGAGGCGCAGGAGGAGGCCGACCGGCTGCGCGCCGACGCCCACGCGGAGCGCGAGCGCGCCACCGAGGACGTGGCGCGGCTGCGCGCCGAGACCCAGGACGACGTGGCGCGGCTGCGCACGGAGACCGACGAGGAAGTGGCACGGCTGCGGACGGAGACCGCCGAGGAGGTGGCGCGGCTGCGGACGGAGGCCCAGGAGGAGTCGGAGGCGGCCAAGGCCCTCGCGGAGCGCGCCGTTTCCGACGCGCTCGCCGAGTCGGAGCGGATCAGGTCGGAGACGGCCGAGCACGCGCAGCGGGTGCGTACGGAGGCGTCGGACGCCATCGCCTCCGCCGAGCAGGACGCGTCGCGTTCGCGGGCCGAGGCCAGGGAGGACGCCAACCGGATCAGGGGCGAAGCCGCCACCCAGGCCGACCGGTTGATCGGCGAGGCCACGTCGGAGGCGGAACGCCTCGCGACGGAGACGGCGGCCGAGGCGGCCCGGGTCAGGGACGAGGCCGCGGCGCAGGCCGAGAGCCGGGTGTCCGAGGCGACGGACGAGGCGGAGCGGCTGCGCGCCGAGGCCGCGGAGACGGTCGGGTCCGCCCGGCAGCACGCGGAGCGGACGAGGGCGGAGACGGAGCGGGTGGCGGCCGAGGCCGCGCAGGAGGCGGAGCGGGTGCGCTCCGAGGCCCGCGACGAGTCGGACCGGGTGCTCGACGAGGCGCGCGCCGAGGCCAACAAGCGTCGCTCGGAGGCGGCCGAGCAGGTCGACCGGCTGCTGAGCGAGACCGCGGCCGAGGCGGAGAAGCTGACCACGCAGGCGCAGGAGACCGCGTTGAAGGCCACCACCGACGCGGAGGCGCAGGCCGACACGATGGTGGGCGCCGCCCGCGCAGAGGCGGAGAGGCTGGTCTCGGAGGCGACGGTCGAGGGCAACTCCCTGGTGGAGCGGTCCCGTACGGACGCCGACGAGTTGCTGGTCGGCGCGCGCAGGGACGCGACCGCCATAAGAGAGCGCGCCGAGGAGCTGCGCGAACGCGTCACCGGCGAGATCGAGGAACTCCACGACCGGGCGAGGCGCGAGTCCGCGGAGACGATGAAGTCCGCCGGCGAGCGGTGCGACGCGTTGGTGAAGGCCGCTGAGGAGCAGTTGGCCGAGGCCGAGGAGCGGGCCAAGAAGCTGGTGGCCGACGCCAATTCGGAGGCCGGCAAGGTACGGATCGCCGCGGTCAAGAAGGCCGAGCTGCTGCTCAAGGAGGCCAACCAGAAGAAGGCGGAACTGGTCGGCGAGGCCGAGCGGATCAGGAGCGAGGCCGAGGAAGAGGCGACGCGTACGGTCGAGGAGGGCAGACGCGAGCTGGACGTGCTGGTCCGCCGTCGCCAGGACATCAACACCGAGATCTCCCGGGTGCAGGATGTGCTGGAGGCGCTGGAGTCCTTCGAGGCTCCGACCGGTAACGCCAAGGGCGGTTCAGCCGGCTCGTCCGGGGCAGGGGCCGTCAAGGCGGGGGCTTCGGCCGGGGCAACCCGTTCGGGTGGGAAACAGACGGAGGGGTAG
- the mce gene encoding methylmalonyl-CoA epimerase produces the protein MLTRIDHIGIACFDLDRTVEFYRTTYGFEVFHSEVNEEQGVREAMLKINETSDGGASYLQLLEPVREDSAVGKWLAKNGEGVHHIAFGTADVDTDSARIKDKGIRVLYDEPRPGSMGSRITFLHPKDCHGVLTELVTSAAASSVAQGTED, from the coding sequence ATGCTGACACGTATCGATCACATCGGGATCGCCTGCTTCGATCTGGACAGGACGGTCGAGTTCTACCGGACGACGTACGGCTTCGAGGTGTTCCACTCGGAGGTCAATGAGGAGCAGGGCGTGCGGGAGGCCATGCTGAAGATCAACGAGACCTCGGACGGCGGCGCCTCCTACCTCCAGCTCCTCGAACCGGTCCGCGAGGACTCGGCCGTCGGTAAATGGCTGGCCAAGAACGGCGAGGGGGTCCATCACATCGCCTTCGGCACCGCGGACGTGGACACCGACTCCGCGAGGATCAAGGACAAGGGCATACGCGTCCTCTACGACGAGCCCCGTCCGGGCTCCATGGGGTCGCGTATCACGTTTTTGCACCCCAAGGACTGTCATGGGGTACTGACCGAACTCGTCACATCGGCTGCCGCGTCCTCCGTGGCCCAAGGGACGGAGGACTGA
- a CDS encoding acetyl-CoA C-acetyltransferase, whose product MTDTQRTTSVIVAGARTPMGRLLGSLKSFSGSDLGGFAIKAALDRAGVAGDQVEYVIMGQVLQAGAGQIPARQAAVKAGIPMSVPALTVNKVCLSGLDAIALADQLIRAGEFDVVVAGGQESMTNAPHLLPKSREGYKYGAVEMLDSMAYDGLTDAYESIPMGASTEKHNTRLGIGRGAQDEFAARSHQKAAAAQKNGYFDAEITPVEVPQRKGDPVVVSQDEGIRAETTAEALGKLRPAFAKDGTITAGSASQISDGAAAVVVMSRAKAEELGLDWIAEIGAHGNVAGPDNSLQSQPSHAIEHALSKGGLAVADLDLIEINEAFAAVAVQSMADLGVSPEKVNVNGGAIALGHPIGMSGARLVLHLALELKRRGGGTGAAALCGGGGQGDALILRVPRADG is encoded by the coding sequence ATGACTGATACGCAGCGCACCACCTCCGTGATCGTCGCCGGAGCCCGCACGCCCATGGGGCGGTTGCTCGGCTCCCTGAAGTCCTTCTCCGGCAGTGACCTCGGCGGCTTCGCCATCAAGGCCGCCCTCGACCGCGCCGGTGTCGCGGGCGACCAGGTCGAGTACGTCATCATGGGGCAGGTCCTCCAGGCCGGAGCCGGGCAGATCCCCGCCCGCCAGGCCGCCGTCAAGGCCGGCATCCCGATGAGCGTCCCCGCCCTCACCGTCAACAAGGTGTGTCTCTCCGGGCTCGACGCCATCGCCCTCGCGGACCAGCTCATCCGCGCCGGTGAGTTCGACGTCGTCGTCGCGGGCGGCCAGGAGTCCATGACCAACGCGCCGCACCTGCTCCCCAAATCCCGCGAGGGCTACAAGTACGGCGCCGTGGAGATGCTCGACTCGATGGCGTACGACGGACTCACCGACGCCTACGAGTCCATCCCCATGGGCGCCTCCACCGAGAAGCACAACACCCGCCTCGGCATCGGCCGCGGCGCGCAGGACGAGTTCGCGGCCCGCAGTCACCAGAAGGCGGCGGCCGCGCAGAAGAACGGTTACTTCGACGCGGAGATCACCCCCGTCGAGGTCCCGCAGCGCAAGGGGGACCCCGTCGTCGTCTCGCAGGACGAGGGCATCCGCGCGGAGACCACCGCCGAGGCGCTCGGGAAGCTGCGCCCCGCCTTCGCCAAGGACGGCACGATCACCGCGGGCTCCGCCTCGCAGATCTCCGACGGGGCCGCCGCCGTCGTCGTCATGAGCCGCGCCAAGGCGGAGGAACTCGGCCTCGACTGGATCGCCGAGATCGGCGCCCACGGCAACGTCGCGGGGCCGGACAACTCCCTCCAGTCCCAGCCCTCCCACGCCATCGAGCACGCCCTCTCCAAGGGCGGCCTCGCCGTCGCCGACCTCGACCTCATCGAGATCAACGAGGCCTTCGCCGCTGTCGCCGTACAGTCCATGGCCGACCTCGGGGTCTCCCCCGAGAAGGTGAACGTCAACGGCGGCGCCATCGCGCTTGGCCACCCCATCGGCATGTCCGGCGCCCGGCTCGTACTGCACCTCGCGCTTGAGCTGAAGCGGCGGGGCGGCGGCACAGGGGCGGCGGCCCTCTGCGGCGGCGGCGGCCAGGGCGACGCGCTCATCCTGCGGGTGCCGCGCGCCGACGGCTGA
- the meaB gene encoding methylmalonyl Co-A mutase-associated GTPase MeaB, which produces MQDVSSLVAEAREGRPRAVARLISLVEGASPQLREVMAALAPLTGKAYVVGITGSPGVGKSTSTSALITAYRRAGKRVGVLAVDPSSPFSGGALLGDRVRMSEHASDSGVYIRSMATRGHLGGLAWAAPQAIRVLDAAGCEVIIVETVGVGQSEVEIASQADTSVVLLAPGMGDGIQAAKAGILEIGDVYVVNKADRDGADATARELNHMLGLGASRDAGDWRPPIVKTVAARGEGIDEVVEALEKHRGWMEERGVLAERRRDRAAREVEAIAVTALRERIGDLRGDRRLEALADRVARGELDVYGAADELVAGVTG; this is translated from the coding sequence ATGCAGGACGTCTCCTCCCTTGTGGCCGAGGCCAGGGAAGGCCGGCCCAGGGCCGTGGCCCGGCTCATCTCCCTCGTGGAGGGGGCGTCCCCGCAGTTGCGCGAGGTGATGGCCGCCCTCGCCCCGCTGACAGGCAAGGCCTACGTCGTCGGGATCACCGGGTCGCCCGGTGTCGGTAAGTCGACTTCCACCTCGGCGCTGATCACGGCCTACCGGCGGGCGGGCAAGCGGGTCGGTGTCCTCGCCGTCGACCCCTCCTCGCCCTTCTCCGGCGGCGCACTCCTCGGCGACCGGGTCAGGATGTCCGAGCACGCCTCGGACTCCGGCGTCTACATCCGCTCCATGGCCACCCGCGGCCACCTCGGCGGCCTCGCCTGGGCCGCCCCCCAGGCCATCCGCGTCCTCGACGCCGCCGGGTGCGAGGTGATCATCGTCGAGACCGTCGGGGTCGGACAGTCCGAGGTCGAGATCGCCTCCCAGGCCGACACCTCGGTCGTACTCCTAGCCCCCGGCATGGGCGACGGCATCCAGGCGGCCAAGGCCGGAATCCTGGAGATCGGGGACGTCTACGTCGTCAACAAGGCCGACCGCGACGGCGCCGACGCGACCGCCCGCGAGCTGAACCACATGCTCGGCCTCGGCGCATCACGCGACGCGGGCGACTGGCGGCCCCCCATCGTCAAGACCGTCGCCGCCAGGGGCGAGGGGATCGACGAGGTGGTGGAGGCGCTGGAGAAGCACCGCGGCTGGATGGAGGAGCGCGGGGTCCTCGCGGAGCGGCGCAGGGACCGGGCCGCGCGCGAGGTCGAGGCGATCGCGGTCACCGCCCTGCGGGAACGGATCGGTGACCTGCGCGGCGACCGCAGGCTTGAGGCGCTCGCCGACCGGGTCGCCCGCGGTGAACTCGACGTGTACGGGGCCGCCGACGAACTGGTGGCGGGCGTCACCGGCTAG
- a CDS encoding PepSY domain-containing protein, translated as MRRNIVIASVATAALIGGGAAGTMAFADGGGSSSGSQTASHRSVAQQADSHRSSVQLKDGDEGSSEDATEAKAARIDAQDAIRAALQNTKGTVIAADLDNDSQGLVWEVDVLAKNNQWHQVTIDPGNGKVLGSHVEHDDDDAEDAAQARSALKGSSTSALDAAKAASAKGKVTKVELDDDATKAWEAETTSGKGHERDWHVSLHSSQVTVDHGDDDHGHDDDDDNDDD; from the coding sequence ATGAGGCGCAACATCGTCATCGCTTCCGTCGCCACCGCCGCCCTCATCGGTGGAGGGGCTGCGGGCACCATGGCCTTCGCGGACGGCGGTGGTTCCTCGTCGGGCTCGCAGACCGCCTCGCACCGGTCGGTCGCGCAGCAGGCGGATTCGCACCGCTCCAGCGTGCAGCTGAAGGACGGCGACGAGGGCTCCTCCGAGGACGCGACCGAGGCGAAGGCAGCGCGGATCGACGCGCAGGACGCCATCAGGGCGGCTCTCCAGAACACCAAGGGCACGGTGATCGCGGCCGACCTCGACAACGACTCGCAGGGTCTGGTCTGGGAGGTCGACGTACTCGCCAAGAACAACCAGTGGCACCAGGTGACCATCGACCCGGGCAACGGCAAGGTCCTCGGCTCCCACGTGGAGCACGATGACGACGACGCCGAGGACGCGGCGCAGGCCAGGTCGGCCCTGAAGGGCTCGTCCACCTCCGCGCTCGACGCGGCGAAGGCCGCCTCGGCCAAGGGCAAGGTGACCAAGGTCGAGCTGGACGACGACGCCACGAAGGCGTGGGAGGCGGAGACGACGTCGGGCAAGGGCCACGAGCGCGACTGGCACGTCTCCCTGCACTCGTCCCAGGTGACCGTCGACCACGGTGACGACGACCACGGCCACGACGACGATGACGACAACGACGACGACTGA
- a CDS encoding response regulator transcription factor, translating into MRLLIVEDEKRLALSLAKGLTAEGYAVDVVHDGLEGLHRATEDPYDLLILDIMLPGMNGYRVCSALRAAGHDVPILMLTAKDGEYDEAEGLDTGADDYLTKPFSYVVLVARVKALLRRRGTGASPVHVVGALRVDTAARRVHIDEEEKVLTAKEFSVLEQLVVRAGNVVSKSEILEHVWDFAYDGDPNIVEVYISALRRKLGAELIRTVRGAGYRLEAPR; encoded by the coding sequence ATGCGCCTGTTGATCGTGGAGGACGAAAAGCGGCTCGCCCTGTCGCTCGCCAAGGGCCTCACGGCCGAGGGGTACGCCGTGGACGTCGTCCACGACGGCCTGGAAGGGCTCCACCGCGCCACCGAGGACCCCTACGACCTGCTGATCCTCGACATCATGCTGCCCGGCATGAACGGATACCGCGTCTGCTCCGCGCTGCGCGCCGCCGGGCACGACGTACCGATCCTCATGCTCACCGCCAAGGACGGCGAGTACGACGAGGCCGAGGGGCTGGACACCGGCGCCGACGACTACCTGACCAAGCCGTTCTCGTACGTCGTCCTCGTGGCCAGGGTCAAGGCGCTGCTGCGCCGCCGAGGCACCGGCGCCTCACCCGTGCACGTCGTCGGCGCCCTGCGGGTGGACACCGCCGCCCGCCGCGTCCACATCGACGAGGAGGAGAAGGTGCTCACCGCCAAGGAGTTCTCCGTACTCGAACAACTGGTGGTGCGGGCGGGAAACGTCGTATCCAAATCGGAGATCCTTGAACACGTGTGGGACTTCGCCTACGACGGCGACCCCAACATCGTCGAGGTGTACATCAGTGCCCTGCGCCGCAAACTCGGCGCGGAGCTGATCAGGACCGTACGCGGCGCCGGATACCGGCTTGAGGCCCCGCGGTGA